Below is a window of Streptomyces sp. NBC_00223 DNA.
CAAGGGAATCGCCGCGCTCGCCGCCGAGGCCGCCCGCGCGGCCGGCCGGATCGCCGCCTTCGGCGAGCGGCTGGCGAAGGCGGACGAGCCCGCCGACGCGGGCACCGTCCCGGTCGTACACGCCCTCGACGGCCCGCTCAACGTCGCGTTGGCCGGGCTCCAGTCGGGCGGCAACTCCTACCGCTCGTCGGGCTCCACGCGGCACGCCCCGGCCGCCGTCGAGCAGATGCGGGCCCTGCACGGGCTGCTGGCCGGCGCCGCTCCGGGCGCGGAGCCGCCGGCGGGCGGGCCGCTGCGGCAGCTGGCGCAGTCCGTGCGCCGGGCGCTGACCGCCGCCGTCCCGCCCGGCCCGGCCACCCTGCCGCTCAACGGCTCGCTGGTCGGCTGGTCGTCACTGATCGGCCCGGGTCTGGCCGCCGCCGCTCAGCGGGCCGCCTCGCCCGGTACCCCGGACGAGGACCGGGCCGCGCTGCTGGAGTTCCTGGACGAGGCGACCGGCGGCGCGGCCCCGCTCGCCGACCCGCGCGGCCGACTGCGGGCCGTCGAGCTGAGCGGACCGGCCCCGGCGAAGGGCGAGGGCCTTGTCCGGGTGCACCGGGCGGGCGGCCGGCTGCTGCTGATCCTCGACTTCTCCTGGGTGCCCGCCAACCGGCAGCACTGGACCGGCGTGGAGTACGCGCCGGACGGGAGGTTCGGGCCCTGGGAAGGGTTCGAGCTGGTCAAGGAGACCACCTTCGGCGCCCCGGACGACCCCGAGCGCACCGCGGCGATCCGCCGGCTGGTCGCGCGGGTGCGGGAGAACGGCCCGGTGCCGTACCGTCCGGCGGCGGCCGAGCGGTTCGCTGAGCTCACCGGGGTGGACGCCTCCTCGGCCGCGCTGCTGCTGCTCGGGCTGACCGGCACCGACAGCTTCGGCTCCGAGAGCCTGCCCTCCCCCGAGGTGCTGGCGCTCGCCGGGCTGCGGCCGACCGTCGCGGCCGGCGCGCGTCAGGCGCTGCGGCCGGTGGTCACCTCCCAGCGGGTCCGGCTGCTGGCCCGGCTGGTGCCCGCCGACCCCGAGGCCGTCGACCTCCTGTGGCGCGACGGCTTCGACCCGGACGCGCTCGCCGCCGAGTGGATCGCGCTGCGCGGCAGACAACGCCCGGTCTCCATCGAGCTGTTCCAGCGCGCCGACCGGGAGGCGAACCTCGGCAACAGCGTCGTCCGCGCCCTCAACCCCGAGCTGCAACCCGAGCTGACCGGCCGCACCCGGCAGCGGCTGGTCGACGGCCTGCTCGCCCCCGAGGACCGTAACGCCCTGCTGACCGGCGGCGAGCTGAGCCACCACGTCCGCGCCCTGCGCTGGCTGGCCTACCGGCTGCCGTACGGCGACCCGCTGCGCGCGGTGCTGCCCGCCACCCTGCGGGCGCTGCGGGCCCGGCTCGCCGACGACGGACTGCTGCTGCACGCCGAGGCGGACTGGACCTCGGAGGGCAAGCCGTCCTCGGTGGCGGTCCGGGAGGCGTACGGGCTGCCGGCCACCGGTGGCGCGGACCGGGACGGATTCGTGACGGCCGGACCCGCGATCGTGCTGCTGCCCGACCGCTACGGCCACTGCGAGAACGTATGGCTGCGGACCTCGGCCCTGCTGCCCGGCACGTCCCCCGACGGCGGCCCCGGCCACCCGGCGCTGACCCTGCTGACCGGGCTGCGGCCCGCCGCCCGCACACTGTGGGCGCTGCGGGAGGTGGTCGGCGACGGTCTGACGGAGCTGGTGGCGGCCGACGGCCCGGCGGGCCGGCCGCACTGCCCGGCGCACAGCGCGCCCGAGCTGGTCACGGAGGCGTCCGCGCGGCTCGGGCTGTCCGAGGACGCCGCCGCGCTCTATCTGATGCTGCTGGCGCTGCCCGATCCGACCGACCGTCAGGTCACCGTGTGGACCGGGTGGAAGCCGGCCCGTATGAAGCGGACCCGCGCCGAACTGGCCGCGACCGACCTGGTGGTGGAGGCCAAGCGGGCCCGCGCGGGCCGCACCCTCTTCCTGCCCGGCGGCTGGCTCGACGCCAAGGCGCCGAGCCTGCCGATGGAGACGTGGAAGACCCCGCTGTTCCCGGCGGACGGCTACGACGGGTTCGTCGTACCCGACCGGCCGGTGCCCGAGCTGCTGCGGCAGGCGTGGCAGCGGGTGATCGCGGGCGACGCGCCCGGATTCGAGGAGTTCGCCGCGCGGCGGACCGGACGGGGAGGGGCCCGGCGATGAGCACCGAGACACGGCCGGCGGCCCGGCAGATCGAGCTGCCGGAGGACCGCCACGCGGCCGAGCTGGCCTTTCTGGCCGGTTACGACGACGGGCCGCGGCCCCCTGGCTGGCGGCTGACCCCGCGCGCGGTGGTGACCTTCGTCTGCGGCTCCGGCGGCGAGCCGCTGCACCGGGCCTCGGACGGCGAACGGCTCACGGTCACCCGGAAGTTCGTCGGCGACCGGGCGCTGGTCGAGCGCTGTGTGGTGACCCTCGCCGGGGAGCGCGGGCTGCTGCTGGTCGGCGAGCCGGGCACCGCCAAGTCGATGCTGTCCGAGCTGCTGGCGGCCGCCGTGTGCGGCAGCAGCGCGCTGACCGTGCAGGGCACCGCGGGCACCACGGAGGACCAGCTGCGTTACGGCTGGAACTACGCGATGCTGCTCGCCCAGGGCCCCGGCCCCGACGCCCTCGTACCCTCCCCGGTGCTCACCGCCATGACCCGCGGCGCGGTGGCCAGGATCGAGGAGGTCACCCGCTGTCTGCCCGAGGTGCAGGACGCCCTGGTGTCGATCCTGTCCGAGCGGCGGATGGCGGTGCCCGAGCTGGCCGAGGGCGACGGCGGCACGGTCCACGCGGCGCCCGGCTTCACCGTCATCGCCACGGCCAACCTCCGGGACCGCGGGGTCTCCGAGATGTCCGCGGCGCTCAAGCGGCGCTTCAACTTCGAGACGGTCGGCCCGATCACCGACCTGGACGCGGAGACCGAGTTGGTGCGTTCCCAGGCGACGGCGGCGCTGGCCCGCTCCGGGGCGAGGTTCACGGTCGACCAGGCCGTGCTGGAGGCGCTGGTCACCGCCTTCCGCGATCTGCGGACCGGGCAGAGCGCGGAGGGCTGGGAGATCGAGCGGCCCTCCACGGTGATGAGCACCGCCGAGGCGGTCCACGTGGCCACGTCCATGGGCCTGGGGGCGGCGTATCTCCCGGACGGCCGGGACCCGTTGCGCACGCTGCCCGGCCACTTGCTCGGCACCGTGCGCAAGGACGACCCGGCCGACCACGCCCGGCTGCTCGGTTACTGGGACGGCCCGGTCCGCCGCCGGGCCGAGCAGGGCGCGCCGCTGTGGCGCACGTTGTGGGAGCTGCGCGATGCGCTCGGCTGAGAAGAAGGCGCCGAGGGGCGCGAAGGACGGGAGCGACCGACCGGAGGCAGTGATGGGACACCTGACACCCGAGGACGCGATGGAAGAGCTGACGGAGAACCGGACGCCGTATCTGATCGGGGTACGGCACCACTCGCCCGCGCTGGCAGCCGCCATGCCCGAGCTGCTGGAAGACGCGGCGCCCGAGGTGCTCTTCGTGGAGCTGCCCTCGGACTTCACCAACTGGATTCCGTTCCTGGCCGACCCGGAGACCCGGCCGCCGGTCGCCCTGGCGGGCCACGGCCCGGGCGGGCTGGTCTTCCTGCCGTTCGCCGACTTCTCGCCCGAACTGGCCGCCCTGCGCTGGGCCCGGGAGGCGGGCGTGCCGGTCGTCCCTTTCGATCTGCCGGTCGGGGCGGGACCGGGCCGGGACGCGGCGGACGGCCCGCCGGCCGGGGGTGCGCGCCGCGGAGGGGGCGGCGCGCACCCCGGCTCCCCGGACCCGTCCGGGACCGGGGGCCGGCCGCTGGAGCGGGCGCTGCGGGCCCGGGCCGGGGGCGGCGAGGACCTGTGGGACCGGCTGGTGGAGGCCGCCGCGCCCGGCGGAAGCCCGCAGGAGCTGCGGCGGGCGGCGCTGCTGGTCGGGTGGGCGCTGCGCCGGGACACGGCGGAGTCCGGCCGGCTGGACCCGCGTGACCTGCGGCGCGAGGCGCACATGCGGCGGCGGCTGGCCGAACACCCCGGCAAGCGGACCGCCGCGCTCGTGGGCGCCTTCCACGGCCCGGCGCTGCTCCCGGGCGCCGCGTCCGAGGAACCGGTGGAGACGGAGCCGGTGGCGGTGACGACCTCCCTGGTGCCGTACGCGTATCCGCTGCTGGACGAGCGTTCGGGCTACCCGGCGGGCATCCGCGACCCCGAGTGGCAGCAGGGCGTGCTGCTCGCGGCGGGCGACCCGGCGCGGCTGGACGACCTGCTGGTCACCACGGCGGTACGGATCTGCGCGGCCGTACGGGCGGCCGGTCATCCGTGCGGGCCGCCGGACGCCCGTGAGGTTGTCCGGCACGCCCGCGACCTCGCCACACTGCGCGGCCTGCCCGCGGCCGGGCGGGGCGAACTCCTGGAAGCCGTGGAGACGGTGCTCACCCAGGGCCAACTGCTCGGCCGGGGGCGGGTGGTGGCCCGGGCCCTGGAGACCGTACTGGTCGGCACCCGGCACGGGCGGCTCGCCCCCGGCACCCCGCGCTCCGGCCTCGGCCCGGCGGTGGAGGGGCTGCTCGCCGACCTCGGGCTGCCGGGGCCGGCCGCGCCGGAGCGGCGCGAACTGCGGCTGGACCCGTACCGTTCGCCGCTGGACCGGCGGCGGGAGATCGCGCTGCGGCAACTGGCGGTCTGCCGGGTGCCGTACGGGGAGCCGGCGGACGTGGCGGGCACCGGCGGCGCGGCGGGGGTCGGCACCCGGTGGACGGTCGGGTGGACGCCCGCGACCGCCGCGATGATCGACGCCGTGGCGGCGCACGGCAGCGAACTGCCGCAGGCCGCCGAGGGGTTGCTGCGGCAGCGGGCGCTGAGCGAGCGGCGGCAGGGCGGGCCGACGGCGGCCGAGGTGCTGGCCGGTCTCGCCGACGCGGCGCACTGCGGGCTGACCGGCCCGGCCGCCGACCGGCTCGACGAGAGCGCCCAGCTGCTGCCCGCCACCGGCACGCTGCCCGAACTGCTCGCCGCGATGGCGCTGCTGGACCGGATCGCGGCCGGGCTCGTACCCGGGCTGCCCGCGGAGTGGGAGACGGCGGCCGTGTCCGCCGCGCTCGCCGAGCTGGCGGCGGCCGGGGTGCGCGCCCTGGACGGGCTGGCCGGTTCCGAGGACCCGGCGGACGCCCTGGCGCTGGCCGAACTCGCCTCCCGGGCCACGCCGGGCCTGCGGATGACCGACGCGCTCGACCGGCTCGCGGCCGAGGGCACCGCGCTGATCCGGGGCGCCGCGGCGGCCGCCCGGGTGCTGCTCGGCGAGAGCGGGGCCGCCGCGTTCGGCACGCTGCTGGCCTCGCGCACGGACAGCGCGACCACACCCGAACTCCGCACGGATCTGGCCGCGTATCTGACCGGCGCGCTCACCGCGGCCGGGCCGCTCCTCGAAGCGGGCCCGCTGCTCGAACCCTTCACCGCGCGGATCGAGTCGCTGCCCGACCGGCCGTTCCTCACCCGACTGCCCGCGCTGCGCCAAGGCTTCCAGGCCCTGTCCCCCGCGGCCCGCGACCGCCTTCTCACGACCGTCCGCACGACGGGACTGCCCGCCCGGACCCCGGACCCGGCCACGCTCGCCCGGCACGCGGCGGCGGACCTGGCGGCCCGCGAAGTGCTGGCCGGACTGGGCCTGTTGCCCCCGCCGCCGGTCGTGGCCGAGCCGGCCCCGCAGGACACGGCCGCGGACCCCGCGCCGCAGGCCGGTTCCCTCACCCCGGACCTGCGCTGGCAGTTGCTGCTCGGCCGGCTCGACGAGCGGGCGTCCGGGACCGGTCGGGCGGGGCGGATCGCCACGGCGCTGGACGAGCTGTACGGGACCGGCCGCGGCGAAGGGGCGGGGGCCGGTGGCGGCGGGGGCGCCGGGAGCGAGCCGCCGTACCCCGATGTCCGCGGCTGGTCGGAGGAGTTGGCGGCGCTCTTCGGCGAGGGCGTACGCGAAGAGGTGCTGGCGGCGGCCGCGGCGACGGGCCGG
It encodes the following:
- a CDS encoding ATP-binding protein codes for the protein MSTETRPAARQIELPEDRHAAELAFLAGYDDGPRPPGWRLTPRAVVTFVCGSGGEPLHRASDGERLTVTRKFVGDRALVERCVVTLAGERGLLLVGEPGTAKSMLSELLAAAVCGSSALTVQGTAGTTEDQLRYGWNYAMLLAQGPGPDALVPSPVLTAMTRGAVARIEEVTRCLPEVQDALVSILSERRMAVPELAEGDGGTVHAAPGFTVIATANLRDRGVSEMSAALKRRFNFETVGPITDLDAETELVRSQATAALARSGARFTVDQAVLEALVTAFRDLRTGQSAEGWEIERPSTVMSTAEAVHVATSMGLGAAYLPDGRDPLRTLPGHLLGTVRKDDPADHARLLGYWDGPVRRRAEQGAPLWRTLWELRDALG
- a CDS encoding DUF5682 family protein, giving the protein MGHLTPEDAMEELTENRTPYLIGVRHHSPALAAAMPELLEDAAPEVLFVELPSDFTNWIPFLADPETRPPVALAGHGPGGLVFLPFADFSPELAALRWAREAGVPVVPFDLPVGAGPGRDAADGPPAGGARRGGGGAHPGSPDPSGTGGRPLERALRARAGGGEDLWDRLVEAAAPGGSPQELRRAALLVGWALRRDTAESGRLDPRDLRREAHMRRRLAEHPGKRTAALVGAFHGPALLPGAASEEPVETEPVAVTTSLVPYAYPLLDERSGYPAGIRDPEWQQGVLLAAGDPARLDDLLVTTAVRICAAVRAAGHPCGPPDAREVVRHARDLATLRGLPAAGRGELLEAVETVLTQGQLLGRGRVVARALETVLVGTRHGRLAPGTPRSGLGPAVEGLLADLGLPGPAAPERRELRLDPYRSPLDRRREIALRQLAVCRVPYGEPADVAGTGGAAGVGTRWTVGWTPATAAMIDAVAAHGSELPQAAEGLLRQRALSERRQGGPTAAEVLAGLADAAHCGLTGPAADRLDESAQLLPATGTLPELLAAMALLDRIAAGLVPGLPAEWETAAVSAALAELAAAGVRALDGLAGSEDPADALALAELASRATPGLRMTDALDRLAAEGTALIRGAAAAARVLLGESGAAAFGTLLASRTDSATTPELRTDLAAYLTGALTAAGPLLEAGPLLEPFTARIESLPDRPFLTRLPALRQGFQALSPAARDRLLTTVRTTGLPARTPDPATLARHAAADLAAREVLAGLGLLPPPPVVAEPAPQDTAADPAPQAGSLTPDLRWQLLLGRLDERASGTGRAGRIATALDELYGTGRGEGAGAGGGGGAGSEPPYPDVRGWSEELAALFGEGVREEVLAAAAATGRMDAALELDPAAARPSVELLRTVLSYAGGLPEGQLARLRPLVARLVRELTDALATRLRPALAGLTHPRPTRRPGGPLDLARTVRANLATARRDPADGRVTILPERPVFRTRARKAADWRIVLVVDVSGSMEASTIWSAVTAAVLAGVPALRTHFVAFSTEVLDLTDQVADPLSLLLEVRVGGGTRIAHGLRHARSLVTVPSRTIVVLISDFEEGGPVGALLAEVRALVDSGCHVLGCASLDAAGRPRYSVGVAGQLVAAGMSVAALSPLELGRWVAAKVRAP